From the Phyllobacterium sp. T1293 genome, the window AATTCTATACCCCGCGTTTTCGCGATACATCGGCAAACCGCACAGCTTTATAAGCAACTGGGTGCTGTAGATGTAGAGATTTCATTGCTCGCAGATGGCTCGGCGAAATATGGATGTTTGGGACTTAACTGTGCTGTTCCCCTCATGGCTGGGGAGCAGTTAATGATGGTTGTGGATAGTTTTACCGACAAGGAATCCTACTCCCGCGTCAGTAAAACCGCTGACAAAGATTCGGCCATATCGAATCTCTTTGAGGAATTATCAGCACTTGTCGATATTTCGCGCATCGTTCGCGCCGAATTCGAGACGCCAGAAGTTCAAGACAATTATCGATAAACGACGGCCATGTTGACGGTATCCACATATCTGCCATCAATAAACACTGCGTCGCGCGCAACCCCTTCCCTTATGAAACCAACCTTTTCATAAAGAGCGATGGCCCGTTCATTGTCAGCATGCACACCGAGTTCAATTCTAACGAAACCCGCCTTTCTTGCTTGCTTCATGGCTGCATCAATCAGCCGGATGCCAAGGCCCTGCCCGCGATATGACGCAATGATTCCCATGCCGAGAGTTCCCCGGTGTGCATGCGCGGCATGAAAATGCCGGCGAATATCACACCAGCCGACGACCCTTTGGTCTGCCAGTGCAACATATTGAGGATTTCCGTCCGCGATCATGGTTGTCACGAATTCACGGAAGCGATCCAATGGAGGAGCTTCAAGAAAAGTCAGATATCGCCGCTCACGAGACACCATATCAAGCGCCTGGTGAAAGCTGATGATATTCTCTGGTGTGACAGGTGATATCGTTACGACGGATGACTGGTCCATTGGAAATTCTCGCACGGCATGAGTGGTATTGCGGCAATACACTATTGAGTGATGCCAAGAAACCTTGATTGAGGGAGCCACCTATGTTCCATTGGTGCCTGTTCCATCACTATTACATTCCCCTCAGATTAGCTGGTCTTAATTGGAGTTGCGGAAATGCGGAATCTTTTCGACAGACTTTCATTTTCAAATCCCCTCCGCAGTCGATCATCAACAGATACAAAAATAGAGCAAGAAGCCCAGAAGAAAGGGAAGTACGACTGGAAGAATGCGCCGCTCTCCGTAACGGAGATTGCTGCCATTTGTCTTGATGTCGCTTTCGGTTCGGCAAATGGCGGCCACGATAATGGGTTTGCAGCCTTGGTAAACTCCGGGGCTGATGCGGGGCAAAAGGCGCACGGCGCAAAGACCGGGAAAATCGACGTTCGCCCGAATCCCCTGTTTGTCAGCCATGGCCACAGCACCGGTGATCTGACAATCGAAAGTCCCGCCACCCTCAAATACCTGCAACGGCGAAAATACAAAGAACTTGCAGGAACGGGCGTCGGCATCGCAGGTTCTGTGGCCTCGATAGGATCGCTCGGATACCTGCCAGTCAATCCCGTATCCATTTTGAAGCAATCCAACACGGTTGGCGCAACGTCAGTGCATCTGACAAAACTGAAACAGTTGGCAAAGGAAATAGCCTCGCTGGAAGCAGAGAGGCCGCAGACCCGGCAGACCGCCGAGCAGGAAAGTGCAGGAATTTCCACATTAATCAATCAAGTCATTAAACTGAAGGCGCACAAGGCAGGAATTGAGGGATCAAAGCTTGTAACCAGCGCCATTCCTGTGCTCGGTGAGATCGTTACGGCGGGCGTAAACGCGGGGATCAACGCGACATCGTCGGCGGTGAAGACGTTTGACAAAGCCTATCATGCCAAGAGTTGTGCAAGACTTGCGATGATGCTTCATTGGCTCGCCTACAAGGAGCAGTTTCGTTCGTACTGCCGCAGGAATGGTCTGACCGAGGACTATTTTGCGCGTGAGGATTATCTCGCCCATCCGCGGCCTCCCCGCCTGACAGGTATGGGTCTTAAAGCTGCCAATGAGACGCTGGCAAATGCAGCCCGCCCCCCACGCTTGACCGGGATGGGATTGGCAGCCGCCAGACAAGCATTGGACAAGCATTCCCCGCCATCCAACCGAAAGCCGTCATCCGAATTCGAGACGACCGTCAGAAAGGCGCGTCAAAATTTCTACTTCGACCGGGACGCGGGTAATGCAACCAAAATAGTCAATGAACTTTTCACCCGAAGATCGGCACTTGCCGCTTACGGACATTACGATGTTCTGGCCTTGATTATGGAGCCGGGCGGCTGGGTCGCTCTCACGGACAAGATTTCGTCACTCTGACCACTCATCAATCGTCGGCATTGCCATCCGATAGCGAAACTGCGCCGCGGCAGTCATGGTCAAACTGCCGGGCCCAATTACTTCGCCGCCAAAGCCGGTTGCTGCACGATCTCTGTTCTGCTTATAATCCGGCACGCCTCCAATAAGACGTCGTTATGAAACAATGGCCGATCCGAGGAAAACCCCATGAATCGAT encodes:
- a CDS encoding GNAT family N-acetyltransferase, which encodes MDQSSVVTISPVTPENIISFHQALDMVSRERRYLTFLEAPPLDRFREFVTTMIADGNPQYVALADQRVVGWCDIRRHFHAAHAHRGTLGMGIIASYRGQGLGIRLIDAAMKQARKAGFVRIELGVHADNERAIALYEKVGFIREGVARDAVFIDGRYVDTVNMAVVYR